In Alicyclobacillus macrosporangiidus CPP55, a single window of DNA contains:
- a CDS encoding response regulator: MTDASGTRGPIRVLVVDDHELFRQGVCTILNRAGDLEVVDQAEDGRQAVEKCRQHLPDVVLMDINMPVCDGLEATRQIKREHPYVKILILTVSDAEESLFEAVKSGASGYVLKNASPTDVIESVRRVSAGEPVIPGNLAMQIITEFAKPAVRPVQQQVEQLTEREIEVLRYLSAGATNKDIANALYISENTVRNHVRNILEKLHLSNRVQAAAYAVREGYVMKKEEN; this comes from the coding sequence ATGACCGACGCGAGCGGAACCCGTGGGCCCATTCGGGTTCTGGTGGTGGACGACCACGAGTTATTCCGTCAGGGCGTGTGCACCATCCTCAACCGGGCTGGAGACCTGGAGGTGGTGGATCAGGCGGAAGACGGGCGCCAGGCGGTCGAGAAGTGCAGGCAGCACCTGCCGGATGTCGTGTTGATGGACATCAACATGCCGGTGTGCGACGGATTGGAGGCGACCCGACAAATTAAACGGGAGCATCCGTACGTCAAGATCCTGATCCTGACCGTCTCGGACGCGGAGGAATCGTTGTTTGAAGCGGTCAAGTCGGGAGCGTCCGGGTATGTGCTGAAAAATGCGAGTCCGACGGATGTGATTGAGAGCGTCCGCCGCGTGAGCGCCGGAGAGCCGGTGATCCCGGGCAATCTCGCGATGCAGATCATCACAGAGTTCGCGAAGCCGGCGGTTCGGCCCGTTCAGCAGCAGGTGGAGCAGTTGACCGAGCGGGAGATCGAGGTGTTGCGATATCTGAGTGCGGGCGCGACCAACAAGGACATTGCCAACGCCCTGTACATCAGCGAGAACACTGTTCGCAACCACGTGCGCAACATCTTGGAGAAGCTGCACTTGAGCAATCGGGTGCAGGCCGCGGCCTATGCGGTGCGTGAAGGATATGTCATGAAAAAGGAGGAAAATTGA
- the cyoC gene encoding cytochrome o ubiquinol oxidase subunit III — protein MAVVENALRDAHGHLSGADLAKPLEYQDPNQSVRILGFWLFLATDMLLFGCLFATYLVLRTHTDGGPTARELFDIPGFTAETFILLTSSFTGGLATLAMRNRNRKQVLAWLTVTILLGLSFVGLEVQEFYKDVLEGATMQRSAFLSAFFTLVGTHGSHVSLGIVWMFSILLQVAKRGLTQVTARKVFIVNLYWHFLDVVWVFIFTVVYLFGVVM, from the coding sequence ATGGCGGTCGTTGAAAATGCGCTCCGGGACGCGCACGGGCACCTGTCCGGCGCGGACCTGGCCAAGCCGCTGGAGTACCAGGACCCCAATCAGTCCGTCCGCATCCTGGGATTCTGGCTGTTTCTCGCCACCGACATGCTGTTGTTCGGGTGTTTGTTCGCCACCTACCTGGTGCTGCGGACGCACACGGACGGCGGGCCGACGGCGCGCGAACTGTTCGACATTCCAGGCTTCACGGCGGAGACGTTTATCCTGTTGACGAGCAGTTTCACCGGCGGGCTCGCGACGCTGGCGATGCGGAACCGAAACCGCAAACAGGTCCTGGCATGGCTCACGGTGACCATCCTGCTCGGGCTCTCCTTCGTCGGCTTGGAAGTGCAGGAGTTCTACAAAGACGTCTTGGAAGGCGCCACGATGCAGCGCAGCGCGTTCTTGTCCGCGTTCTTCACGCTGGTGGGCACCCACGGCAGCCACGTATCGCTCGGCATCGTATGGATGTTCTCCATCCTGCTGCAGGTGGCGAAGCGCGGCCTGACGCAGGTGACGGCGCGCAAGGTGTTCATCGTGAACCTGTACTGGCACTTCCTCGACGTGGTGTGGGTGTTCATCTTCACGGTGGTATACCTGTTCGGGGTGGTGATGTAA
- the odhB gene encoding 2-oxoglutarate dehydrogenase complex dihydrolipoyllysine-residue succinyltransferase: MSDVKVPELGESIVEASILNWLKQEGDTVQEGDALAELETDKVNVEVIANESGVLQRILKGAGETVAVGETIAVIAAAGAAPAPSPAPAAEPAQAAPPSRPAASAAPEPPVTGQPAVTPTPAGPAAGGVQTTPPGAELIPPRPTPSMRRMLREQGVDPAQIAARPAAQAPEVAAAHTASAPAPSVAEERVAQGLRPDEERVRMSRRRLTIARRLVEAQHTAAMLTTFNEVDMTKVLEIRKRRKDRFKEEHGVSLGFMSFFTKAAVAALKAFPRLNAEIQGEDMILKYHYDIGIAVATEGGLVVPVVRDADRLNFAEIEQAIADLADKARNNKLTLADLQGGTFTITNGGVFGSLFSTPLLNGPQVGILAMHGIQERPVAVNGQVEIRPMMYIALSYDHRIVDGSEAVRFLVKIKQLIEDPESLMLEG; the protein is encoded by the coding sequence GTGAGCGATGTAAAAGTTCCGGAGCTCGGTGAATCCATCGTCGAGGCGTCCATTCTCAACTGGTTGAAGCAGGAGGGAGATACTGTCCAGGAGGGCGACGCGCTCGCCGAGTTGGAGACGGACAAGGTGAACGTCGAGGTCATCGCCAACGAGAGCGGCGTGTTGCAGCGGATCCTCAAGGGGGCGGGGGAGACCGTCGCGGTCGGGGAGACCATCGCGGTCATCGCGGCCGCCGGGGCTGCCCCGGCGCCGTCTCCTGCACCTGCGGCGGAGCCCGCGCAAGCGGCCCCACCGTCCCGCCCAGCGGCGTCCGCCGCACCGGAGCCTCCGGTCACCGGTCAGCCCGCGGTGACTCCGACGCCGGCCGGCCCGGCCGCTGGCGGCGTTCAGACAACACCGCCGGGGGCGGAGCTAATTCCGCCGCGGCCGACCCCGTCCATGCGCCGTATGCTGCGGGAACAGGGGGTCGATCCGGCGCAGATCGCCGCTCGCCCCGCTGCACAGGCACCCGAGGTCGCGGCGGCGCACACTGCGTCCGCGCCTGCTCCGTCCGTTGCCGAGGAGCGGGTTGCCCAAGGCCTGCGGCCAGACGAGGAGCGCGTTCGGATGTCCCGCCGCCGTCTGACGATCGCGCGGCGCCTGGTGGAGGCGCAGCACACCGCGGCGATGCTGACCACGTTCAACGAGGTCGACATGACCAAGGTGCTCGAGATTCGCAAGCGGCGTAAGGATCGGTTCAAGGAAGAACACGGGGTCAGCCTCGGATTCATGTCGTTCTTCACCAAGGCGGCGGTGGCGGCCCTCAAGGCGTTCCCGCGCCTGAACGCGGAGATTCAGGGCGAGGACATGATCCTCAAGTACCACTACGACATCGGCATCGCCGTGGCCACGGAAGGGGGATTGGTGGTGCCGGTGGTCCGGGACGCGGATCGGCTCAACTTTGCGGAGATTGAGCAGGCCATCGCCGATCTGGCGGATAAGGCACGCAACAACAAACTGACGCTGGCGGATCTGCAGGGCGGGACGTTCACAATCACCAACGGCGGCGTGTTCGGGTCGCTGTTCTCGACGCCATTGCTGAACGGGCCACAGGTCGGCATCCTGGCAATGCACGGCATCCAGGAGCGTCCGGTCGCGGTGAATGGCCAGGTGGAGATCCGTCCGATGATGTACATCGCCCTGTCGTACGACCATCGGATTGTCGACGGCAGCGAGGCGGTCCGGTTCCTGGTCAAGATCAAGCAACTCATTGAGGATCCGGAGTCGTTGATGCTGGAAGGATGA
- the coxB gene encoding cytochrome c oxidase subunit II: MKRTQLRKPNRVLALAALTALLVSGCGPEYLVLNPVGPVGREELHLIVLSTVLVLIVVIPVLALLVYIVWRYRDKPGNTAPYTPKWSESKVLEVVWWGIPIVIVAILGFYTGKSTFKLVEPPPTDAKPLTIQVTSLDWKWLFQYPGQNVATVNYVEIPVGVPVQFELTSDAPMNSFWVPQLGGQEYTMPGMAMRLWLEADQPGTYYGHGANFTGKGFAHMDFKVKAVSQQEFDQWVQQVKANSPALTLAGYQQLKQPSVVGTASYSSFPQGLFNDTVWADGGRYMPGMTDGMEGMNGQTADARKQTSSSDMHGMQMDGMQMSGKQGH; the protein is encoded by the coding sequence TTGAAGCGGACCCAATTGCGCAAGCCAAACCGTGTCTTGGCGCTGGCGGCGCTGACTGCGCTGCTGGTGTCCGGCTGCGGGCCTGAGTACTTGGTGCTCAACCCAGTCGGCCCGGTGGGACGGGAGGAGCTGCATCTGATTGTGCTGTCCACCGTCCTGGTGCTGATTGTCGTGATCCCGGTGTTGGCTTTGTTGGTTTACATCGTCTGGCGCTACCGCGACAAACCCGGCAACACGGCGCCGTACACACCAAAGTGGTCGGAGAGCAAAGTGTTGGAGGTCGTCTGGTGGGGGATCCCGATTGTGATTGTGGCCATCCTAGGCTTCTACACCGGGAAGTCCACCTTCAAGCTGGTGGAACCACCGCCGACGGACGCCAAACCGTTAACCATCCAGGTCACGTCGCTGGACTGGAAGTGGCTTTTTCAGTATCCGGGCCAGAATGTGGCCACGGTCAACTACGTCGAGATTCCGGTTGGCGTGCCCGTGCAGTTTGAGCTGACGTCGGACGCGCCGATGAACTCCTTCTGGGTACCGCAGTTGGGCGGTCAGGAGTACACCATGCCGGGCATGGCGATGCGCCTGTGGCTTGAGGCGGACCAGCCGGGAACGTACTACGGGCACGGCGCGAACTTCACCGGCAAAGGGTTTGCACACATGGACTTCAAGGTCAAGGCGGTATCCCAACAGGAGTTTGACCAGTGGGTGCAACAGGTGAAGGCCAACTCCCCGGCGTTGACGCTGGCGGGTTACCAGCAGCTGAAGCAGCCGAGCGTGGTCGGGACTGCTTCGTACTCGTCCTTCCCGCAAGGGCTGTTCAACGACACGGTGTGGGCCGACGGAGGCCGCTACATGCCCGGCATGACGGATGGCATGGAGGGTATGAACGGACAGACGGCGGACGCGCGCAAGCAGACTTCGTCCAGCGACATGCACGGCATGCAGATGGACGGCATGCAGATGTCAGGGAAGCAAGGGCACTGA
- a CDS encoding cytochrome o ubiquinol oxidase subunit IV translates to MAAHGHVELHEGGPAVEHEHHGAGMYIVGYIASLVLTAIAFWLALGHHMVGGPLALTLLILGGLQIVVQLFFFMHVTEGDGPPWHSVGLVLGLIFTFAIALMSIWIMSFHYQVQ, encoded by the coding sequence ATGGCGGCACACGGACACGTGGAACTGCACGAAGGTGGACCGGCGGTGGAACACGAGCACCACGGTGCCGGCATGTACATCGTCGGCTACATCGCGTCGCTGGTGCTGACGGCCATCGCCTTCTGGCTGGCCCTCGGCCACCACATGGTGGGTGGTCCGCTTGCGTTGACGCTGCTCATCCTCGGCGGACTGCAGATCGTCGTGCAGTTGTTTTTCTTCATGCACGTGACGGAAGGCGACGGACCGCCATGGCACTCGGTCGGCCTCGTCCTGGGGTTGATCTTCACGTTCGCGATCGCGCTGATGTCCATCTGGATCATGAGCTTCCACTACCAGGTTCAGTGA
- a CDS encoding metal-sulfur cluster assembly factor, protein MRSCARSVYDPEIGINVVDLGLIYDLQEPEEGTLYVKMTMTTPGCPAHDSIAEAVEWAAAQVFGVADVKVDVVWDPPWSPEMMSEEARQQLSW, encoded by the coding sequence GTGAGGTCTTGCGCCAGAAGCGTGTATGACCCGGAGATTGGGATCAATGTGGTCGATCTCGGTTTGATCTATGACCTCCAGGAGCCCGAGGAGGGGACGCTGTACGTCAAGATGACCATGACGACCCCCGGCTGTCCGGCGCACGACAGCATCGCGGAGGCGGTGGAATGGGCGGCCGCTCAGGTGTTCGGGGTGGCCGACGTGAAGGTCGACGTGGTCTGGGACCCGCCGTGGTCGCCGGAGATGATGTCGGAGGAGGCCCGGCAGCAGTTGTCGTGGTGA
- a CDS encoding DUF2249 domain-containing protein, whose amino-acid sequence MSEFAYAVNATEYPPHMKHRVIFETFDKLQPGQAMLLINDHDPVPLRYQFELERPGIFAWEYVERRPETFRVRIGRVEG is encoded by the coding sequence ATGAGCGAGTTCGCCTATGCGGTCAACGCGACCGAATATCCGCCGCACATGAAGCACCGGGTCATCTTCGAGACCTTCGACAAGCTGCAACCCGGCCAGGCCATGCTCCTGATCAACGACCATGACCCTGTGCCGCTCCGGTATCAGTTTGAGCTCGAACGCCCCGGAATTTTTGCCTGGGAGTATGTGGAGCGCCGCCCGGAGACGTTCCGCGTCCGCATCGGACGGGTCGAAGGATGA
- a CDS encoding ATP-binding protein, with product MFKDVLNDLESALKELSDINLALDEALVVAVTDHRGNITFANDKFCEISKYSREELLGQNHRIINSGYHSKEFFRQMWRTIASGHVWRGEIRNRAKDGTYYWVDTTIVPLLNERGKPYKYVSFRIDITERKQAEEFLRRSDKIEAAGQLASSIAHEIRNPLAAIKWSLQTLQLEGEENRKQVDMILSEIDRIDAIVGDFLMLAKPGDSALQVGDIRTLLASTVQLMQIHARKQGVRIVMDFADPLPLVRVAESQMKQVFINLIKNAIEAMPGGGQITVHAEPLEPGRVRVRVVDQGFGIPEDQLARLGEPFFTTKEKGTGLGLMISDKIVKQHGGTLSIQSQVGKGTTVEVVLPAAGGAQSNAL from the coding sequence GTGTTCAAGGACGTGTTGAATGATCTGGAGAGCGCCCTCAAGGAGCTGTCGGACATCAACCTGGCCCTCGACGAGGCGCTCGTGGTGGCGGTCACGGATCACCGCGGCAACATCACGTTCGCCAACGACAAGTTCTGCGAGATCTCCAAGTACTCACGCGAAGAGCTGCTGGGGCAGAACCACCGCATCATCAACTCGGGATATCACTCGAAAGAGTTCTTTCGCCAGATGTGGCGCACCATCGCGAGCGGGCACGTGTGGCGGGGGGAGATCCGTAACCGGGCCAAGGATGGCACGTATTATTGGGTGGACACCACCATCGTCCCGCTGTTGAATGAGCGCGGCAAACCGTACAAGTACGTCTCATTCCGGATCGACATCACCGAGCGAAAGCAGGCGGAGGAGTTCCTCCGTCGGTCGGACAAAATTGAGGCCGCGGGCCAATTGGCCTCTAGCATCGCACATGAGATCCGCAATCCGTTGGCCGCCATCAAGTGGTCGCTGCAGACGTTGCAGCTAGAGGGCGAGGAGAACCGCAAGCAGGTGGATATGATCCTCTCCGAGATCGATCGCATCGACGCCATTGTCGGCGACTTCTTGATGTTGGCCAAACCGGGGGACTCCGCGCTACAGGTGGGGGACATACGGACGCTTCTCGCCAGCACGGTGCAGCTCATGCAGATCCACGCGCGCAAACAGGGTGTCCGCATCGTCATGGACTTCGCGGATCCGCTCCCGTTAGTCCGGGTGGCGGAGAGCCAAATGAAGCAGGTGTTCATCAATCTCATCAAGAACGCCATTGAGGCGATGCCGGGCGGCGGTCAGATCACAGTGCATGCAGAACCGCTGGAGCCCGGCCGTGTGCGTGTACGCGTGGTGGATCAGGGCTTTGGCATCCCCGAAGACCAACTCGCGCGCCTCGGCGAACCGTTCTTCACGACGAAGGAAAAGGGGACCGGTCTGGGCCTGATGATCAGCGACAAGATCGTCAAGCAGCACGGCGGAACGCTGTCCATCCAAAGCCAGGTCGGCAAGGGCACGACGGTAGAAGTGGTGCTGCCCGCTGCGGGCGGCGCACAGTCGAACGCATTGTGA
- a CDS encoding COX15/CtaA family protein — translation MGEQGNKPWTSNRLSLTGWLSWATLVAMFLGNTLGFTDAVTGSAMGCGPDWPLCNGQWIPSHWSLATAIEYTHRVSILFTSVFLLPLAVLAWLRYGRRREVRWLIGITLGGIVAESVLGAMAVLFQNPPAVIAVHLGVAITSFVALFLLTLTIQQLDRAGGRSVIFTPLRPLAASRRLSRWSWFGLGYVYVAGYIGAYVASTGYGALFEGWPLPVERFSAVGPALLVDLLHRTVALGFLVLAVWLFTLARRERVRRPDLHRASILVVALVLLQALSGAFLVWTHVSTLAFLVHVTLVTGLFMTLGYMALQVLPDPAAVQSERPSTRWGQAGRQRAGA, via the coding sequence ATGGGGGAGCAAGGGAACAAGCCATGGACGTCGAACCGGCTTTCCTTGACTGGCTGGCTGTCGTGGGCGACCCTCGTCGCCATGTTTCTCGGCAACACACTCGGCTTCACCGACGCGGTGACCGGGTCGGCCATGGGGTGCGGGCCCGACTGGCCGCTGTGCAACGGGCAATGGATCCCGTCTCACTGGTCCTTGGCAACGGCGATTGAGTACACCCATCGGGTGAGCATTCTGTTCACCAGCGTGTTCCTGCTGCCGTTGGCCGTCCTCGCCTGGTTGCGGTACGGCCGTCGCCGGGAGGTGCGCTGGCTGATCGGGATCACCCTGGGCGGCATCGTGGCCGAGAGCGTGCTGGGCGCGATGGCGGTCCTGTTCCAGAATCCGCCCGCGGTCATCGCCGTTCACCTCGGCGTAGCCATCACCTCCTTCGTCGCCCTGTTCCTGCTCACGCTGACGATTCAGCAGCTCGATCGCGCGGGAGGTCGCTCTGTCATCTTCACGCCGCTCCGGCCGCTGGCCGCCAGTCGACGGCTGTCGCGCTGGAGTTGGTTCGGCCTCGGGTACGTGTACGTCGCCGGTTACATCGGGGCGTACGTGGCGAGCACGGGCTACGGTGCCCTGTTTGAGGGCTGGCCGTTGCCTGTGGAGCGGTTCAGCGCGGTGGGCCCCGCGCTCTTGGTCGACCTGTTGCACCGGACGGTGGCGCTCGGCTTCCTCGTCCTCGCAGTGTGGTTGTTCACACTCGCCCGTCGGGAGCGTGTGCGCCGGCCAGATCTGCATCGGGCGAGCATCTTGGTGGTCGCCCTGGTCCTCCTGCAGGCGCTGAGCGGTGCGTTCCTCGTCTGGACGCACGTGAGCACGCTGGCGTTCCTGGTGCACGTCACGCTGGTGACCGGTTTGTTCATGACGCTTGGGTATATGGCGCTGCAGGTATTGCCTGACCCCGCGGCTGTGCAGTCGGAACGTCCGTCCACGCGGTGGGGGCAGGCGGGACGGCAGCGCGCTGGCGCGTGA
- a CDS encoding DUF2249 domain-containing protein, with amino-acid sequence MDRKITVLDVRELLRAKQEPFQVIMNTVATLGPADVFELHATFRPDPLIRVLGKQGFHAAVVQEAEDHFIVQFYKEETDIPVFHLDNRGLEPPQPMVRTLAFLDGHEAVQTGELALEIWNERVPAFLLPELEERGFSYEIQDKGNGTVRVRIRKAG; translated from the coding sequence ATGGACCGAAAGATCACCGTCCTCGACGTGCGGGAGCTGCTGCGCGCCAAGCAGGAACCGTTTCAGGTCATCATGAACACCGTGGCCACCCTCGGGCCTGCGGACGTCTTCGAACTGCACGCCACCTTCCGTCCGGACCCGCTCATCCGCGTCCTCGGGAAACAGGGGTTTCACGCGGCCGTTGTCCAAGAGGCCGAGGACCATTTCATCGTGCAATTTTATAAGGAAGAAACAGATATCCCCGTGTTCCATCTCGACAATCGGGGGCTGGAACCGCCACAGCCCATGGTGCGAACCCTCGCGTTTCTCGATGGACACGAGGCCGTGCAGACAGGTGAGCTGGCGCTGGAGATCTGGAATGAACGGGTACCGGCTTTTCTCCTCCCGGAGCTCGAGGAACGAGGATTTTCCTACGAGATCCAGGACAAAGGCAATGGAACGGTCCGCGTTCGGATCCGCAAAGCGGGTTGA
- a CDS encoding Crp/Fnr family transcriptional regulator, translating to MDALEMLREIELFRDLTPEELQRVHALAVERRFGRGEYAFMEGQEREAVYFIRRGLIKIIKVDEEGREHIVTILGAGQMFPHVGFFQEGPYPGTAQAMEKSVLLAIRTAAFDALLVEYPDIARKVMRVMGRRILQLQEKLQELAVFDSRERVVALIRHFAEEHGEVRPDGVHLRLPVTHGEMAHMVGMTRESVNRIWNQLRREGALTGEPDEWIVHLDKLRRT from the coding sequence ATGGACGCGTTGGAGATGCTTCGCGAAATCGAGCTCTTCCGCGATCTGACCCCGGAAGAGCTCCAACGTGTGCACGCCCTGGCGGTCGAACGCAGGTTTGGGCGCGGCGAGTACGCGTTTATGGAGGGACAAGAGCGGGAAGCGGTGTATTTCATCCGCCGCGGCCTGATCAAGATTATTAAAGTGGACGAGGAAGGGCGGGAACACATCGTCACCATCCTCGGGGCGGGCCAGATGTTCCCGCACGTCGGCTTTTTCCAGGAGGGACCCTATCCGGGCACCGCTCAGGCCATGGAAAAGAGTGTCCTCTTGGCCATCCGTACGGCCGCGTTTGACGCCCTCCTGGTCGAGTACCCGGACATCGCCCGCAAGGTGATGCGGGTGATGGGCCGGCGGATCCTGCAACTTCAGGAGAAGCTTCAGGAGTTGGCTGTTTTTGACTCGCGCGAGCGGGTGGTCGCCCTGATCCGGCACTTCGCGGAAGAGCACGGCGAGGTGCGGCCGGATGGGGTGCATCTGAGGCTCCCGGTGACCCATGGAGAGATGGCCCACATGGTCGGGATGACGCGGGAGTCGGTCAATCGCATCTGGAATCAACTGCGGCGCGAAGGGGCGTTGACCGGAGAGCCGGACGAGTGGATCGTTCACCTGGACAAACTCCGCCGCACATGA
- the qoxB gene encoding cytochrome aa3 quinol oxidase subunit I, which produces MPESLRQFADTYLMWQEGPMIWISDVLILLTSVGIVATLTYFKKWKWLWREWLTTVDHKKIGIMYLIAALLMMFRGGADGLLMRTQLAAPGMHFLDAEHYDQIFTTHGTIMILFMAMPFIFALFNIVVPLQIGARDVAFPYLNAISFWLFFFGALLFNISFVFGGSPDAGWTSYPPLSELGFDNGPGENFYLLALQISGIGSIATGINFLVTILKMRAPGMTLMKTPLFTWSVLSACIMIIFAFPALTVALALLMLDRIVGTHFFTILQGGNPMMFINLFWIWGHPEVYIVVVPAFGVFSEVVATFARKETFGYTSMVAALLSISVISYFVWAHHFFTMGAGADVNTFFAVATMAVGIPTGVKVFNWLFTMYRGRIRMSLPMLWTIAFVPCFVIGGATGVMLAVAPADYQYHNSYFLIAHFHQVLIGGVVFGMLAGMYYWWPKMFGFKLDERLGRWAFWFFNIGFYVCFMPQYALGFMGMQRRMYTYPADMGWGTLNFVSTIGAYLMGIGFIFIVAQVLYSIKHGERDLTGDPWDGRTLEWSLPSPVPHYNFAVIPTVTDRDMWWVLKEEGRTEELRPKKEDIQPIHMPKNSGRPFLMGVAFFVAGLGFVFNWYVLAVLGLLGVVVTLLRRSFEYDDEYYIQPEEIEHVESALGRL; this is translated from the coding sequence ATGCCGGAATCTCTGCGCCAGTTCGCAGACACGTATCTGATGTGGCAGGAAGGTCCGATGATCTGGATCTCCGACGTGCTGATCCTATTGACCAGCGTCGGGATTGTCGCCACCCTCACCTACTTTAAAAAGTGGAAGTGGCTGTGGCGGGAGTGGCTGACCACGGTCGACCACAAGAAGATCGGCATCATGTACCTGATTGCGGCGCTCTTGATGATGTTCCGCGGCGGCGCGGACGGTCTGCTGATGCGCACGCAGTTGGCGGCGCCGGGCATGCACTTCCTGGACGCCGAGCACTACGATCAGATTTTCACAACGCACGGCACCATCATGATCCTGTTCATGGCGATGCCGTTCATCTTCGCGCTGTTCAACATCGTCGTGCCGCTGCAGATCGGGGCGCGCGACGTGGCGTTCCCGTACCTGAACGCCATCAGTTTCTGGCTGTTCTTCTTCGGAGCGCTCTTGTTCAACATCTCGTTCGTATTCGGCGGTTCGCCGGACGCCGGGTGGACCAGTTATCCACCGTTGTCCGAGCTCGGATTTGACAATGGACCCGGGGAGAACTTCTATCTCCTCGCCTTGCAGATTTCGGGTATCGGCAGCATTGCGACGGGCATCAACTTCCTCGTCACCATCTTGAAGATGCGCGCGCCGGGTATGACCTTGATGAAGACGCCGTTGTTCACCTGGTCCGTGTTATCGGCCTGCATCATGATCATCTTCGCGTTCCCGGCGTTGACGGTGGCGTTGGCGTTGCTGATGCTGGACCGCATCGTGGGCACGCACTTTTTCACCATCCTGCAGGGCGGCAACCCGATGATGTTTATCAACCTCTTTTGGATTTGGGGTCACCCTGAGGTCTACATCGTGGTAGTGCCCGCATTCGGCGTGTTCTCGGAAGTTGTGGCGACCTTTGCGCGCAAAGAGACCTTCGGCTACACGTCGATGGTCGCGGCGCTTCTGTCGATCAGCGTGATCAGCTACTTTGTGTGGGCACACCACTTCTTCACGATGGGCGCCGGCGCCGACGTCAACACCTTCTTCGCGGTGGCCACGATGGCGGTTGGCATTCCGACCGGCGTCAAGGTATTCAACTGGTTGTTCACCATGTACCGCGGCCGCATCCGGATGTCGCTGCCGATGCTGTGGACCATCGCGTTCGTGCCGTGCTTCGTCATCGGCGGCGCAACCGGCGTGATGCTGGCGGTCGCTCCGGCCGACTATCAGTACCACAACAGCTACTTCCTGATTGCGCACTTCCACCAGGTGCTCATCGGCGGCGTGGTGTTCGGCATGCTGGCCGGCATGTACTACTGGTGGCCGAAGATGTTTGGTTTCAAGCTGGATGAGCGGCTCGGCCGCTGGGCATTCTGGTTCTTCAACATCGGCTTTTACGTCTGCTTCATGCCGCAGTACGCACTCGGGTTCATGGGGATGCAGCGGCGCATGTACACCTATCCGGCCGACATGGGCTGGGGCACGCTCAACTTTGTCTCGACCATCGGTGCGTACCTGATGGGCATCGGGTTCATCTTCATCGTCGCGCAGGTGCTGTACAGCATCAAGCACGGTGAACGGGACCTGACGGGCGATCCGTGGGACGGCCGCACGCTCGAGTGGTCGCTGCCGTCACCGGTTCCGCACTACAACTTCGCGGTCATCCCGACGGTCACGGACCGCGACATGTGGTGGGTGTTGAAAGAGGAAGGGCGTACCGAGGAATTGCGGCCGAAGAAGGAGGACATCCAGCCCATTCACATGCCGAAGAACTCCGGCCGTCCGTTCCTGATGGGTGTCGCGTTCTTTGTCGCCGGATTGGGCTTTGTATTCAACTGGTACGTGCTCGCGGTGCTCGGTTTGCTGGGTGTCGTGGTGACGCTGTTGCGCCGCTCGTTTGAGTACGACGACGAATACTACATCCAGCCGGAAGAGATTGAGCACGTCGAATCGGCTCTGGGGAGGTTGTGA